A single window of Mycobacteriales bacterium DNA harbors:
- a CDS encoding amidase family protein: protein MARPLRTLAAALVLALPALAAVQADAKPRDCSRTAGGVDLQRATVLDLQRAMASHRLTSVALTRAYLARIAAYDHGPGHLNAVRLVNPHAVDEALARDAERRHGTVRGPLHGVPVLLKDNVGTHDLPTTAGSIALAGALPKKDADITARLRAAGAVILGKTNLSEFANWVDLSMPNGYSSLGGQVVNAYTGGDPSGSSSGSGVAASMAFAAVTIGTETSGSILSPSDANSAVGVKPTLGLASTAGIIPLAPSFDVPGPITRNVTDAAAVLAAIATKPDGYLAALRPGALKGVRLGVPSADNRPSGTRGQVFDRALADLRRAGATLVETDLLGNAGIPSLAEIGLIPNEFKWSLDDYLATATRTSTGVKTLADVIAYNAKHPDKVKYGQNLLQASDATPGNGVLATAGAAPVRAQAQAAIDGALAADGLDAIVDLGPANANVGAAAGYPTVIVPAGYTGDTPVGLAFTGTARAERALLSYAFAYEQASHRRVPPTDLDPTLAPARC from the coding sequence ATGGCCCGACCGCTGCGCACCCTCGCTGCCGCCCTCGTCCTCGCGCTGCCCGCGCTGGCCGCCGTCCAGGCCGACGCGAAGCCGCGTGACTGCTCCCGTACGGCCGGCGGCGTGGACCTCCAGCGCGCGACGGTGCTCGACCTCCAGCGCGCGATGGCGTCGCACCGGCTCACGTCGGTCGCGCTGACGCGGGCGTACCTCGCGCGGATCGCGGCGTACGACCACGGCCCCGGCCACCTCAACGCCGTCCGCCTGGTCAACCCGCACGCCGTCGACGAGGCCCTCGCCCGCGACGCCGAACGCCGCCACGGCACGGTCCGCGGCCCCCTGCACGGCGTCCCCGTGCTGCTGAAGGACAACGTCGGCACCCACGACCTGCCGACCACCGCCGGCTCCATCGCGCTCGCGGGCGCGCTGCCCAAGAAGGACGCCGACATCACGGCGCGGCTGCGCGCCGCCGGTGCGGTCATCCTCGGCAAGACCAACCTCAGCGAGTTCGCGAACTGGGTCGACCTGTCCATGCCGAACGGCTACTCCTCGCTCGGCGGCCAGGTCGTCAACGCCTACACCGGCGGTGACCCCAGCGGCTCGTCGTCGGGGTCCGGCGTGGCCGCGTCGATGGCGTTCGCGGCGGTCACCATCGGGACCGAGACGTCCGGCAGCATCCTGTCGCCGAGCGACGCGAACAGCGCCGTCGGCGTCAAGCCCACCCTCGGCCTCGCGTCGACGGCGGGGATCATCCCGCTGGCGCCGTCGTTCGACGTGCCGGGGCCGATCACGCGCAACGTCACCGACGCCGCCGCCGTCCTCGCCGCCATCGCGACGAAGCCGGACGGCTACCTGGCGGCGTTGCGGCCGGGGGCGCTCAAGGGCGTCCGGCTGGGCGTGCCGTCGGCGGACAACCGGCCGTCCGGCACGCGCGGGCAGGTGTTCGACCGCGCGCTCGCCGACCTCCGCCGCGCCGGCGCGACGCTGGTCGAGACCGACCTCCTCGGCAACGCCGGCATCCCGTCGCTCGCGGAGATCGGGCTGATCCCGAACGAGTTCAAGTGGAGCCTCGACGACTACCTCGCGACGGCGACGCGGACCTCGACCGGGGTGAAGACGCTGGCCGACGTCATCGCGTACAACGCCAAGCACCCGGACAAGGTGAAGTACGGCCAGAACCTGCTCCAGGCCTCCGACGCCACCCCCGGCAACGGCGTCCTCGCCACGGCCGGCGCCGCCCCGGTGCGCGCGCAGGCGCAGGCGGCGATCGACGGCGCGCTCGCGGCCGACGGTCTCGACGCGATCGTCGACCTCGGCCCGGCGAACGCCAACGTCGGCGCGGCCGCCGGCTACCCGACCGTCATCGTGCCGGCCGGGTACACCGGGGACACGCCGGTCGGGCTCGCGTTCACCGGTACGGCGCGCGCCGAGCGGGCGCTGCTGTCGTACGCGTTCGCGTACGAGCAGGCGTCGCACCGGCGCGTCCCGCCCACCGACCTCGACCCGACGCTGGCCCCCGCCCGCTGCTGA
- a CDS encoding sigma factor-like helix-turn-helix DNA-binding protein, whose amino-acid sequence MRSADEESFRELVAGRSPRYLRTAYLLTGDWPAADAAVRAALARAYSSWRRLRDHDDVDAVVYRALVAGEPWWRRALHRDAAPPPLPEGADERERLRRALLLLPWRQRAAVVLRHYEDLPETEAARLLGCSLAAVRAGARTGLARLRDAVDDPYDGLMRAGEVRP is encoded by the coding sequence ATGCGCTCGGCGGACGAGGAGTCGTTCCGGGAGCTGGTGGCCGGGCGGTCGCCGCGCTACCTGCGGACGGCGTACCTGCTCACCGGTGACTGGCCGGCCGCCGACGCGGCGGTGCGCGCCGCGCTGGCGAGGGCGTACAGCTCGTGGCGGCGGCTGCGCGATCACGACGACGTCGACGCGGTCGTCTACCGCGCGCTCGTCGCGGGCGAGCCGTGGTGGCGGCGCGCGCTGCACCGCGACGCGGCCCCGCCGCCGTTGCCGGAGGGCGCGGACGAGCGGGAGCGGCTGCGCCGCGCCCTGCTGCTGCTGCCGTGGCGGCAGCGCGCGGCGGTCGTGCTGCGCCACTACGAGGACCTGCCGGAGACGGAGGCGGCGCGGTTGCTCGGCTGCTCGCTGGCCGCCGTCCGTGCCGGCGCGCGCACCGGCCTGGCGCGGCTGCGTGACGCCGTGGACGATCCGTACGACGGGCTGATGCGAGCGGGGGAGGTACGGCCGTGA
- a CDS encoding DNA polymerase III subunit gamma and tau: MTLALYRRYRPQTLAEVVGQEHVTDALRQALTNGRVHHAYLFSGPRGCGKTSSARILARSLNCERGPTPEPCGTCDQCVAISAGTSLDVVEIDAASHGGVDDARDLRERAFFSPVSARFKVYIVDEAHMVSSAGFNALLKVVEEPPEFLKFVFATTEPQAVIGTIKSRTHHYPFRLLPARAMSGLLQSICATEGIAIDPRAVPLVVRAGGGSARDALSVLDQLVAGAGPDGVTYPLAAALLGVTDAALLDEVVDAFAARDGAAVFGTVNRVVEAGHDPRRFASDLLDRLRDLIVLQRAPDAAERELVDVPPDELPRLGQQATRFGPAELSRAADLVYAGLTEMRGTTSPKLVLELICARVLLPGSAADEAATLARLDRLERRLAIGGDAPAAPATPAPAAPTVAAAAPAPATAPPAPAAAPAAAAPPAVAAPAAPAPEPVAAPAAPTPVTAAATAGGDLDAAAVRRVWTDVLDAVSRRKRTTRALLDTAQVTGLAGREITVTFQTSPLARQFEKGVNPEVLHDALAEVLGVDWRVKVEFGDGAAPRDAAPAPAAAASPPVAAAPPAPDYPGFEPGDEPDDEPPPPPRAAGEEDPALALLRSGLGAQVIGRGEPD, encoded by the coding sequence TTGACTCTCGCGCTGTACCGCCGCTACCGGCCGCAGACGCTCGCCGAGGTCGTCGGCCAGGAGCACGTGACCGACGCGCTGCGCCAGGCGCTGACCAACGGGCGGGTGCACCACGCGTACCTGTTCTCCGGGCCGCGCGGCTGCGGCAAGACGTCGTCGGCGCGGATCCTCGCCCGCTCGCTGAACTGCGAGCGCGGCCCGACGCCGGAGCCGTGCGGCACCTGCGACCAGTGCGTCGCGATCAGCGCCGGCACCTCGCTCGACGTCGTCGAGATCGACGCCGCCTCGCACGGCGGCGTGGACGACGCGCGGGACCTGCGGGAGCGGGCGTTCTTCTCGCCGGTGTCGGCGCGGTTCAAGGTCTACATCGTGGACGAGGCGCACATGGTGTCCTCGGCCGGGTTCAACGCGTTGCTCAAGGTGGTCGAGGAGCCGCCGGAGTTCCTCAAGTTCGTGTTCGCGACGACCGAGCCGCAGGCGGTCATCGGGACGATCAAGTCGCGCACGCACCACTACCCGTTCCGGCTGCTGCCCGCCCGTGCGATGAGCGGGCTGCTCCAGTCGATCTGCGCCACCGAGGGCATCGCGATCGACCCGCGCGCGGTGCCGCTCGTCGTCCGCGCCGGCGGCGGCTCGGCCCGGGACGCGCTGTCGGTGCTCGACCAGCTCGTGGCGGGCGCCGGGCCGGACGGCGTGACGTACCCGCTCGCGGCGGCGCTGCTCGGCGTGACCGACGCGGCGTTGCTGGACGAGGTGGTCGACGCGTTCGCGGCGCGCGACGGGGCCGCCGTCTTCGGCACCGTCAACCGCGTGGTGGAGGCGGGCCACGACCCGCGCCGGTTCGCCAGCGACCTGCTCGACCGGCTCCGGGACCTGATCGTGCTGCAACGCGCCCCCGACGCCGCCGAGCGCGAGCTGGTCGACGTGCCGCCGGACGAGCTGCCCCGGCTCGGCCAGCAGGCGACGCGGTTCGGCCCCGCGGAGCTCTCGCGCGCCGCCGACCTGGTCTACGCCGGGCTGACCGAGATGCGCGGCACCACCTCGCCGAAGCTCGTCCTCGAGCTGATCTGCGCCCGCGTGCTGCTGCCCGGCTCGGCCGCCGACGAGGCGGCGACGCTGGCCCGCCTGGACCGGCTGGAACGCCGCCTCGCCATCGGCGGCGACGCCCCCGCGGCGCCCGCGACGCCCGCGCCCGCCGCACCGACGGTCGCTGCCGCCGCGCCCGCGCCGGCCACCGCTCCGCCCGCTCCCGCCGCGGCGCCGGCCGCCGCGGCGCCCCCCGCCGTTGCCGCTCCCGCCGCGCCCGCGCCGGAGCCGGTCGCCGCACCCGCCGCGCCCACCCCCGTCACCGCCGCCGCGACCGCGGGCGGCGACCTCGACGCGGCCGCCGTGCGCCGGGTCTGGACCGACGTCCTCGACGCCGTCTCCCGCCGCAAGCGCACCACCCGCGCGCTGCTCGACACCGCGCAGGTCACCGGGCTGGCCGGGCGCGAGATCACGGTGACGTTCCAGACCTCGCCGCTGGCCCGGCAGTTCGAGAAGGGCGTCAACCCCGAGGTCCTGCACGACGCGCTCGCCGAGGTGCTCGGCGTGGACTGGCGGGTGAAGGTGGAGTTCGGCGACGGCGCCGCCCCCCGCGACGCCGCGCCGGCCCCCGCCGCGGCGGCCTCCCCCCCGGTGGCCGCCGCGCCACCCGCCCCCGACTACCCCGGCTTCGAGCCGGGCGACGAGCCCGACGACGAGCCGCCGCCGCCCCCGCGCGCCGCCGGCGAGGAGGACCCGGCGCTCGCGCTGCTGCGTTCGGGCCTCGGCGCGCAGGTCATTGGCCGGGGCGAGCCGGACTAG